Proteins from a genomic interval of Kitasatospora herbaricolor:
- a CDS encoding DUF4240 domain-containing protein produces MYETDFWQIIDETRDAADGDPDEQADRLVERLAQLTPDDVIDFARLFEARFQRAYRTDLWGAAHLLLEGASEDAFDYFRCWLIGQGREVFEGALQEPDDLAELVPDFDEEEDGDAEDIGYAADEAYEQLTGLPLPDLGLDQPAGPQGAPLDFSDTEAMAKRFPQLWERFGE; encoded by the coding sequence ATGTACGAGACGGACTTCTGGCAGATCATCGACGAGACCCGGGACGCCGCCGACGGCGACCCGGACGAGCAGGCCGACCGGCTGGTGGAGCGGCTCGCGCAGCTGACGCCGGACGACGTCATCGACTTCGCCCGGCTGTTCGAGGCGCGCTTCCAGCGCGCGTACCGGACCGACCTGTGGGGCGCCGCCCACCTGCTGCTGGAGGGCGCGTCGGAGGACGCCTTCGACTACTTCCGCTGCTGGCTGATCGGCCAGGGCCGGGAGGTCTTCGAGGGCGCACTGCAGGAGCCCGACGACCTTGCGGAGCTGGTACCCGACTTCGACGAGGAGGAGGACGGCGACGCCGAGGACATCGGCTACGCCGCCGACGAGGCGTACGAGCAGCTGACCGGGCTGCCGCTGCCCGACCTCGGGCTGGACCAGCCGGCCGGGCCGCAGGGCGCACCGCTGGACTTCTCCGACACCGAGGCGATGGCGAAACGCTTCCCCCAGCTCTGGGAGCGCTTCGGCGAGTAG
- a CDS encoding DUF2510 domain-containing protein, giving the protein MSNSTPPGWYPVPGTGPDGAATHERWWDGNAWSNDVRPAAGGPPTGGQIADAPTQAWQSTAPPQAAPGYGPPAAPPGYGPAAQPGQGYGYPPQPGAGYPSGYPAGGAQPGGPGLPGYPPGAGYPGPAAPRRSSNGLVIGVVVAVLVAGGIAAGVALNSGDDPKPRPTPTLALPTLPDGPSESPAGSPSRRPSPSASPRSTAPVAVTGTVPDAQHAITVPVLAGWVAGTPGSTATVALTSGPYTCPGGGDCVRGQFSIKTDPVQGSTARAAAEAAIPAYAQAIFSGLSSHTDAGSSATTVAGVAGYAVRWHVRTSDGTTGYVLLAAVPAEGGGFVVLNGGVDEDPKAPDPSALDQILKGIKQDGTGSGV; this is encoded by the coding sequence GTGAGCAACTCGACGCCTCCCGGTTGGTATCCCGTACCGGGCACAGGGCCGGACGGCGCGGCCACCCACGAGCGCTGGTGGGACGGCAACGCCTGGAGCAACGACGTCCGTCCGGCCGCCGGCGGCCCGCCCACGGGCGGGCAGATCGCCGATGCTCCGACCCAGGCCTGGCAGAGCACGGCACCGCCGCAGGCCGCCCCGGGGTACGGGCCGCCGGCCGCGCCCCCCGGCTACGGGCCCGCCGCCCAGCCCGGCCAGGGCTACGGCTACCCGCCGCAGCCCGGCGCGGGGTACCCGTCCGGCTATCCGGCCGGCGGCGCCCAGCCGGGTGGACCGGGCCTGCCCGGCTACCCGCCCGGCGCCGGCTACCCCGGCCCGGCCGCCCCGCGCAGGAGCAGCAACGGCCTGGTCATCGGCGTGGTGGTGGCCGTCCTGGTGGCCGGCGGCATCGCGGCGGGGGTGGCCCTGAACAGCGGCGACGATCCCAAGCCCAGGCCCACGCCGACCCTCGCGCTGCCGACCCTCCCGGACGGCCCCTCGGAGAGCCCCGCCGGCTCGCCCAGCCGGCGTCCCAGCCCCTCCGCCTCGCCGCGCAGCACCGCCCCGGTGGCGGTGACCGGGACGGTGCCCGACGCCCAGCACGCCATCACCGTCCCCGTACTGGCGGGGTGGGTGGCCGGTACGCCCGGCAGCACCGCGACCGTCGCGCTGACCAGCGGCCCCTACACCTGCCCGGGCGGCGGGGACTGCGTCCGGGGCCAGTTCTCGATCAAGACGGATCCCGTCCAGGGCTCCACCGCGCGGGCGGCGGCCGAGGCGGCGATCCCCGCCTACGCGCAGGCGATCTTCTCCGGCCTGTCCTCGCACACCGACGCCGGCTCCTCGGCGACCACGGTGGCGGGCGTCGCCGGCTACGCGGTGCGCTGGCACGTCCGCACCAGTGACGGCACCACCGGCTACGTGCTGCTGGCGGCCGTGCCGGCCGAGGGCGGCGGCTTCGTCGTCCTCAACGGCGGGGTGGACGAGGACCCGAAGGCGCCGGACCCGTCCGCCCTCGACCAGATCCTCAAGGGCATCAAGCAGGACGGCACCGGCAGCGGGGTCTGA
- a CDS encoding 3-hydroxybutyrate dehydrogenase has protein sequence MDTTSDRPPAGGLSGRTALVTGAASGIGLACAEALAEAGAKVYVVDLAAGPAGELAERINGVAHVVDLSDPAAVDSLPTDADIVVNNAGLQHVAPVHEFPPERFALIQRVMVEAPFRILRRTLPHMYAQGWGRVVNISSVHGLRASAFKSAYVTAKHGLEGLSKTVALEGAPHGVTSNCVNPGYVRTPLVERQIAAQSLAHGIPEEEVVERIMLDRTAVKRLIEPGEVAQLALWLCSPHASYLTGASLPLDGGWTAH, from the coding sequence ATGGACACCACTTCGGACCGGCCCCCCGCAGGCGGCCTCAGCGGCCGGACCGCCCTGGTCACGGGCGCGGCCTCAGGAATCGGCCTGGCCTGTGCCGAGGCCCTCGCCGAGGCGGGCGCCAAGGTCTACGTCGTCGACCTGGCGGCCGGCCCGGCCGGCGAGCTCGCCGAGCGGATCAACGGCGTGGCGCACGTCGTCGACCTCTCCGACCCGGCCGCGGTGGACTCCCTGCCGACCGACGCGGACATCGTGGTCAACAACGCCGGTCTGCAGCACGTCGCCCCCGTGCACGAGTTCCCGCCGGAGCGCTTCGCCCTGATCCAGCGGGTGATGGTGGAGGCCCCGTTCCGGATCCTGCGCCGCACCCTGCCGCACATGTACGCCCAGGGCTGGGGACGGGTCGTCAACATCTCCTCCGTGCACGGGCTGCGGGCCAGCGCCTTCAAGTCCGCGTACGTCACCGCCAAGCACGGCCTGGAGGGCCTCAGCAAGACGGTGGCGCTGGAGGGCGCCCCGCACGGGGTCACCAGCAACTGCGTCAATCCCGGCTACGTCCGCACCCCGCTGGTGGAGCGGCAGATCGCCGCGCAGTCGCTCGCCCACGGCATCCCCGAGGAGGAGGTGGTGGAGCGGATCATGCTGGACCGCACCGCCGTGAAGCGCCTCATCGAGCCCGGCGAGGTGGCGCAGCTGGCCCTCTGGCTCTGCTCCCCGCACGCCTCCTACCTGACCGGCGCCAGCCTGCCCCTGGACGGCGGCTGGACGGCGCACTGA
- the sucB gene encoding 2-oxoglutarate dehydrogenase, E2 component, dihydrolipoamide succinyltransferase, whose amino-acid sequence MAVSVTLPALGESVSEGTVTRWLKAEGERVEVDEPLLEVSTDKVDTEIPSPVSGILAAIKVAEDETVEVGTELAVIDDGSGAPVAAAAPVAEAAPAAPAPVAEAPAAPAPVAEAPAAAPAAAAPAGDATPVLLPALGESVSEGTVTRWLKAEGDTVEIDEPLLEVSTDKVDTEIPSPVAGVLVKILVGEDESAEVGAQLALIGVAGAVAAAPAPAAAPAPAAAPAPVAAPAAPAPVAAPAPAPVAEAPAPAAAPAPVAAPAPVAPAAPAPVAAPAPVAAPAAPAADSSDAYVTPLVRKLAAEQGVALGSVTGTGVGGRIRKQDVIAAAEAAKVVAAPAPAAAAAPKAAAAPSPLRGQTVPMTRVRKAIAKHMVDSLKVSAQLTTVVEVDVTRIMQLRNKAKNGFLQREGVKLSPLPFFIKAATEALKVHPVLNAKVNADDTITYHDVENIGVAVDTDKGLFVPVIHGAGDFNIAGIAKKVADLATRTRDGGLKPDELAGGTFTVTNTGSRGALFDTPILNQPQVGMLGIGATVRRPVVINHPDLGETIAVRDMVYLALSYDHRIVDGADAARYLGTVKARLEEGAFEGDLGL is encoded by the coding sequence ATGGCGGTCTCAGTAACACTGCCCGCGCTGGGCGAGAGCGTTTCCGAGGGCACTGTCACCCGCTGGCTGAAGGCCGAGGGTGAGCGCGTCGAGGTCGACGAGCCGCTGCTCGAGGTCTCGACCGACAAGGTCGACACCGAGATCCCGTCGCCGGTCTCCGGCATCCTCGCCGCCATCAAGGTCGCCGAGGACGAGACGGTCGAGGTCGGCACCGAGCTGGCCGTCATCGACGACGGCTCGGGCGCCCCGGTCGCCGCTGCCGCGCCGGTCGCCGAGGCGGCCCCGGCCGCGCCGGCCCCCGTCGCCGAGGCTCCGGCCGCTCCCGCCCCGGTGGCCGAGGCCCCGGCTGCCGCGCCGGCCGCTGCCGCCCCGGCCGGCGACGCCACCCCGGTGCTGCTCCCCGCGCTGGGCGAGAGCGTCTCCGAGGGCACCGTCACCCGCTGGCTGAAGGCCGAGGGCGACACCGTCGAGATCGACGAGCCGCTGCTCGAGGTCTCCACCGACAAGGTCGACACCGAGATCCCCTCGCCGGTCGCCGGCGTGCTGGTGAAGATCCTCGTGGGCGAGGACGAGAGTGCCGAGGTCGGCGCCCAGCTCGCGCTGATCGGTGTCGCGGGCGCGGTCGCCGCCGCCCCGGCCCCGGCCGCCGCTCCGGCCCCGGCCGCGGCCCCCGCTCCCGTCGCCGCTCCGGCCGCTCCGGCCCCGGTCGCCGCCCCGGCCCCCGCGCCGGTCGCCGAGGCTCCGGCCCCGGCTGCCGCTCCCGCCCCGGTCGCCGCTCCCGCCCCGGTGGCTCCGGCCGCTCCGGCCCCGGTCGCCGCCCCGGCCCCCGTCGCCGCCCCGGCCGCTCCCGCCGCCGACAGCTCCGACGCCTACGTCACCCCGCTGGTGCGCAAGCTCGCCGCCGAGCAGGGTGTCGCCCTGGGCTCCGTCACCGGCACCGGTGTCGGCGGCCGGATCCGCAAGCAGGACGTCATCGCCGCCGCCGAGGCCGCCAAGGTGGTGGCCGCTCCGGCGCCCGCCGCTGCCGCCGCGCCGAAGGCCGCCGCCGCGCCGTCCCCGCTGCGCGGCCAGACCGTGCCGATGACCCGGGTCCGCAAGGCCATCGCCAAGCACATGGTCGACTCGCTCAAGGTGTCGGCCCAGCTGACCACCGTGGTCGAGGTGGACGTCACCCGCATCATGCAGCTGCGCAACAAGGCGAAGAACGGCTTCCTGCAGCGCGAGGGCGTCAAGCTCTCCCCGCTGCCGTTCTTCATCAAGGCCGCCACCGAGGCGCTCAAGGTCCACCCGGTCCTGAACGCCAAGGTCAACGCCGACGACACCATCACCTACCACGACGTCGAGAACATCGGCGTCGCGGTGGACACCGACAAGGGCCTGTTCGTCCCGGTGATCCACGGCGCGGGTGACTTCAACATCGCCGGCATCGCGAAGAAGGTCGCCGACCTGGCGACCCGCACCCGCGACGGCGGCCTGAAGCCGGACGAGCTGGCGGGCGGCACCTTCACGGTGACCAACACCGGTTCGCGCGGCGCGCTGTTCGACACCCCGATCCTCAACCAGCCGCAGGTCGGCATGCTGGGCATCGGCGCCACCGTGCGCCGCCCGGTCGTGATCAACCACCCGGACCTGGGCGAGACGATCGCCGTCCGCGACATGGTCTACCTGGCCCTGTCGTACGACCACCGGATCGTGGACGGCGCCGACGCCGCCCGCTACCTCGGCACCGTCAAGGCCCGTCTGGAAGAGGGCGCCTTCGAGGGCGACCTCGGCCTGTAA
- the lpdA gene encoding dihydrolipoyl dehydrogenase, translating to MANDASTVFDVVILGGGSGGYAAALRAAQLGLSVALIEKGELGGTCLHRGCIPTKALLHAAEVADETREAADFGVLATFQGIDIKGVHKYKDDVVSGLYKGLQGLVASRKVHYITGEGKLSSQTSVDVNGQRVEGRHIVLATGSVPKSLPGLTIDGDRVISSDHALKLDRIPKSAVILGGGVIGVEFASVWKSFGVDVTIVEALPHLAPLEDENSSKLLERAFRKRGIKFELKARFSGVEYTADGVRVSTENGKQIDADLLLVAIGRGPVSAGLGYEENGVATDRGYVLVDEYMRTNVPTISAVGDLVPTLQLAHVGFAEGILVAERLAGLKAVPIDYDGVPRVTYCNPEVASVGITEAKAVELYGKDKVVTLKYNLAGNGKSKILKTAGEIKLVQVKDGAVVGVHMVGARMGEQVGEAQLIYNWEALPAEVAQLIHAHPSQSEALGEAHLALAGKPLHAHD from the coding sequence GTGGCGAACGACGCCAGCACCGTTTTCGACGTTGTCATTCTCGGAGGCGGAAGCGGCGGTTACGCCGCGGCGCTCCGCGCCGCTCAGCTGGGCCTGAGTGTGGCCCTGATCGAGAAGGGCGAGCTGGGCGGCACCTGCCTGCACCGTGGTTGCATCCCGACCAAGGCTCTCCTGCACGCGGCCGAGGTCGCGGACGAGACCCGCGAGGCGGCGGACTTCGGTGTCCTCGCCACCTTCCAGGGCATCGACATCAAGGGCGTCCACAAGTACAAGGACGACGTCGTCTCCGGCCTGTACAAGGGTCTGCAGGGCCTGGTCGCCTCCCGCAAGGTCCACTACATCACCGGCGAGGGCAAGCTCTCCTCGCAGACCTCGGTGGACGTGAACGGCCAGCGCGTCGAGGGCCGCCACATCGTCCTCGCCACCGGCTCCGTGCCGAAGTCGCTGCCGGGCCTGACCATCGACGGCGACCGGGTGATCTCCTCGGACCACGCCCTCAAGCTCGACCGCATCCCGAAGTCGGCCGTGATCCTGGGCGGCGGCGTCATCGGCGTCGAGTTCGCGTCCGTCTGGAAGTCCTTCGGCGTCGACGTCACCATCGTCGAGGCCCTGCCGCACCTGGCCCCGCTGGAGGACGAGAACTCCTCCAAGCTGCTGGAGCGCGCCTTCCGCAAGCGCGGCATCAAGTTCGAGCTGAAGGCCCGCTTCTCGGGCGTCGAGTACACCGCCGACGGCGTGCGCGTCTCCACCGAGAACGGCAAGCAGATCGACGCCGACCTGCTGCTCGTCGCCATCGGCCGCGGCCCGGTCTCGGCCGGCCTCGGCTACGAGGAGAACGGCGTCGCCACCGACCGCGGCTACGTCCTGGTCGACGAGTACATGCGCACCAACGTGCCCACCATCTCCGCCGTCGGCGACCTGGTCCCGACCCTGCAGCTGGCCCACGTCGGCTTCGCCGAGGGCATCCTCGTCGCCGAGCGCCTGGCCGGCCTCAAGGCCGTGCCGATCGACTACGACGGCGTGCCGCGCGTGACGTACTGCAACCCCGAGGTCGCGTCGGTGGGCATCACCGAGGCCAAGGCCGTGGAGCTGTACGGCAAGGACAAGGTCGTCACGCTCAAGTACAACCTGGCCGGCAACGGCAAGAGCAAGATCCTCAAGACCGCCGGCGAGATCAAGCTCGTCCAGGTCAAGGACGGCGCCGTGGTCGGCGTCCACATGGTCGGTGCCCGCATGGGTGAGCAGGTCGGCGAAGCCCAGCTCATCTACAACTGGGAGGCGCTGCCGGCCGAGGTCGCGCAGCTCATCCACGCGCACCCGTCGCAGTCCGAGGCCCTCGGCGAGGCGCACCTGGCGCTGGCCGGCAAGCCGCTGCACGCGCACGACTGA
- a CDS encoding GNAT family N-acetyltransferase yields the protein MAPMRDDELIIRSARPEDERELADLNRAAWSWLSDVAPRPAEDSGVFDERHPPEQYLLALIGGRVVGYVRQVPPTPLASNRHVRQIQGLAVDGSVRGRGVGRALVEAACAAARADGARRISLRVLGHNEPARRLYERCGFRVEGSLSEEFLLDGRYVDDIWMARRLDAED from the coding sequence ATGGCGCCCATGCGAGACGACGAACTGATCATCCGATCGGCCCGCCCTGAGGACGAACGGGAACTGGCAGACCTCAACCGCGCCGCCTGGTCGTGGCTGAGCGACGTCGCCCCCCGGCCCGCCGAGGACAGCGGGGTCTTCGACGAGCGGCACCCGCCGGAGCAGTACCTGCTGGCCCTGATCGGCGGCCGGGTGGTGGGCTACGTGCGCCAGGTGCCGCCCACCCCGCTGGCCAGCAACCGGCACGTCCGGCAGATCCAGGGCCTCGCCGTCGACGGGTCGGTCCGCGGCCGCGGCGTCGGGCGCGCGCTGGTCGAGGCCGCCTGCGCGGCGGCCCGGGCGGACGGCGCCCGCCGGATCAGCCTGCGGGTGCTCGGCCACAACGAGCCCGCCCGCCGGCTCTACGAACGCTGCGGCTTCCGCGTCGAGGGCTCGCTGAGCGAGGAGTTCCTGCTGGACGGCCGGTACGTGGACGACATCTGGATGGCCCGCCGGCTCGACGCCGAGGACTGA
- a CDS encoding TIGR01777 family oxidoreductase — MRIAVTGSTGFLGSALVRSLLADGHQVVRLVRHRSRTGPQADGTTAIGWNPLRMEIDRAGLAGVEAVVHLAGAGVGDHRWTDSYKREIRESRVLGTETLAAALAAADTPPRVLVSASAVGYYGQTGDRVIDEDSPAGDDFLAEVCVEWEAAARPAADAGIRVVHPRTGLVLATGGGAGARLFPLFKLGLGGRLGSGDQYWSFISLADEVAALRFLIDRKDIEGPVNLTAPQPVTNRELTAAVGRVLGRPTPFPVPEAVLRTVLGELAVEVAGSHRVLPARLTEAGFRFRHPDVESAVRAAL, encoded by the coding sequence ATGCGCATCGCTGTCACCGGTTCGACCGGGTTCCTCGGGTCCGCACTCGTCCGCTCGCTGCTGGCCGACGGCCACCAGGTGGTCCGGCTGGTCCGGCACCGCAGCCGGACCGGGCCGCAGGCCGACGGCACCACCGCCATCGGCTGGAACCCGCTGCGGATGGAGATCGACCGGGCCGGGCTGGCCGGGGTCGAGGCCGTGGTGCACCTGGCCGGCGCCGGCGTCGGCGACCACCGCTGGACCGACTCCTACAAGCGGGAGATCAGGGAGAGCCGGGTGCTCGGCACCGAGACCCTGGCCGCCGCGCTGGCCGCCGCCGACACCCCGCCCCGGGTGCTGGTCAGCGCCTCGGCGGTGGGCTACTACGGCCAGACCGGGGACCGGGTGATCGACGAGGACTCACCGGCCGGGGACGACTTCCTCGCCGAGGTCTGCGTGGAGTGGGAGGCCGCGGCCCGGCCCGCCGCCGACGCCGGCATCCGGGTCGTGCACCCGCGGACCGGACTGGTGCTGGCGACCGGCGGTGGCGCGGGCGCCAGGCTGTTCCCGCTGTTCAAGCTGGGGCTCGGTGGCCGGCTGGGGTCGGGCGACCAGTACTGGAGCTTCATCTCGCTGGCCGACGAGGTCGCCGCGCTGCGCTTCCTGATCGACCGGAAGGACATCGAGGGGCCGGTCAACCTGACCGCGCCCCAGCCGGTGACCAACCGTGAGCTGACGGCGGCGGTCGGGCGGGTGCTCGGGCGCCCGACGCCGTTCCCGGTGCCGGAGGCCGTGCTGAGGACCGTCCTCGGCGAGCTCGCGGTCGAGGTGGCCGGGAGCCACCGGGTGCTCCCCGCCCGGCTGACCGAGGCCGGCTTCCGGTTCCGGCACCCGGATGTCGAGTCGGCGGTGCGGGCGGCCCTCTAG
- a CDS encoding FAD-dependent oxidoreductase gives MPAYDFTRRTRRQSDPDVVVVGAGAAGLAAARALTGHGLTVQVLETTGRIGGRMATREVDGFRLDHGSHLLNTAFPELRRRLDLDRLDLRPLAPGVLVHSGGRRYRAGDPQLTTARQAATRTPFGSPLDKARLGSWLSRLAATPASRLLARPETTAARALTERGLPARTVDGVLRPLLGALLSDPGLGTSSRVADLVLRSYARGRLCLPAAGIAAVPAQLAAALPAGTVRLGVRVTSIAADGVETANHGRIGAQAVVIATDAPSAAELMPGLRLPAFHPVTTYYHAADRTPVNEPVLLLEGDRTGSGPPLVSHSLVLSELHPSYAPAGQALIATTVLGRRGFDSGGAAGLEPAVRARLAELYGTSTTGWEFLSVRHVPDAVPAMPPPHNFRRPVRVLAGLYVCGDHRDTSSVQGALVSGRRAADAVLRDLGLPAAGREAEVAA, from the coding sequence GTGCCCGCATACGACTTCACCCGCCGTACCCGCCGCCAGTCCGACCCCGACGTCGTGGTGGTGGGCGCCGGGGCGGCAGGCCTCGCCGCCGCCCGCGCGCTGACCGGCCACGGACTGACCGTCCAGGTGCTGGAGACCACCGGCCGGATCGGCGGCCGGATGGCCACCCGCGAGGTGGACGGGTTCCGGCTCGACCACGGCAGCCACCTGCTCAACACCGCCTTCCCCGAGCTGCGGCGCCGGCTGGACCTGGACCGGCTGGACCTGCGCCCGCTCGCCCCCGGCGTCCTGGTGCACAGCGGCGGCCGGCGCTACCGGGCCGGCGACCCACAGCTGACCACCGCCCGCCAGGCGGCCACCCGCACGCCCTTCGGCAGCCCGCTGGACAAGGCCAGGCTCGGCAGCTGGCTGAGCCGGCTGGCCGCCACCCCGGCCTCGCGGCTGCTGGCCCGCCCCGAGACCACCGCCGCCCGCGCGCTGACCGAGCGCGGGCTGCCCGCCCGTACCGTCGACGGCGTGCTGCGACCCCTGCTGGGGGCGCTGCTCAGCGACCCCGGCCTCGGGACCAGCAGCCGGGTCGCCGACCTGGTGCTGCGCTCGTACGCGCGCGGACGGCTCTGCCTGCCCGCCGCCGGGATCGCCGCCGTGCCCGCCCAGTTGGCCGCCGCCCTGCCCGCCGGCACCGTCCGGCTCGGGGTGCGGGTCACCTCGATCGCCGCCGACGGGGTCGAGACGGCGAACCACGGCCGGATCGGCGCCCAGGCCGTGGTGATCGCCACCGACGCGCCCTCCGCCGCCGAGCTGATGCCCGGTCTGCGGCTGCCCGCCTTCCACCCGGTGACCACGTACTACCACGCCGCCGACCGGACGCCGGTGAACGAGCCGGTGCTGTTGCTGGAGGGCGACCGGACCGGCAGCGGACCGCCGCTGGTCTCCCACTCGCTGGTGCTGAGCGAGCTGCACCCCTCGTACGCGCCGGCGGGGCAGGCCCTGATCGCCACCACGGTGCTGGGGCGGCGCGGCTTCGACAGCGGCGGGGCGGCCGGGCTCGAACCGGCCGTCCGCGCGCGGCTGGCGGAGCTGTACGGGACCTCCACCACCGGGTGGGAGTTCCTGAGCGTGCGCCATGTGCCGGACGCCGTGCCCGCGATGCCGCCGCCGCACAACTTCCGGCGGCCGGTCCGGGTGCTGGCCGGGCTGTACGTCTGCGGCGACCACCGGGACACCAGCAGCGTGCAGGGGGCCCTGGTCTCCGGCCGCCGGGCGGCCGACGCCGTCCTGCGGGACCTGGGGCTGCCTGCGGCCGGCCGCGAGGCGGAGGTGGCCGCGTAG
- a CDS encoding regulator — MPQRPATDDSPAYGPLDPLDPRVGPDGPALTDASDSLHDAPGPPQDAGRPDAAGPPDGAPHPGEPGHHDSAGLRAPAAGPGDPPAAGAPQNGRLAVLIDEAGFSHAGLARRVDQLGLEHGLDLRYDKTSVTRWLRGQQPRGATPALIAEVFTRRLGRRLTAQDLGLDACAPVYAGLEFAETPQEAVEIVASMWRKDSGPQSELRRIAFTPAGLVVPSRDWLIGRTDERVARDGSVPGLLDPSPGPGGAAAGPPGQGGPAGPAAPVRPGERGPERAPERRPGVAPGQPALGRVPLQNRRPPVAVEPPSGDPSGEPRPALRVGRGDIAAVRAVGDLFRALDQAYGGGHARQALVRYLESEAEPMLRGRYGEQIGRALFGAVADLTRLAGWTSFDIAAHGLAQRYFVQALRLSQAAGDRALGGYVLVTMSQQAVHLGHGREAVQLARVAQQGVGTSVPPAVQSLLHAAEARGHGLLGDVRACTTALVRSERSLAAARPGDDLPPWARFFDEAQLADEFAHCYRDLQQWRPAAQHAEKSLRLRSPAYARSRIFCRLVLATARLGMGDLDEACTMATDALRAAGEMRSARTLEYVREFHRRLTPYRGSPVARAFEEAARQAGVV; from the coding sequence ATGCCCCAACGGCCCGCAACAGACGACAGCCCGGCGTACGGACCGCTCGACCCGCTCGACCCCCGCGTTGGGCCGGACGGGCCGGCCCTCACGGACGCCTCCGACTCCCTGCACGACGCCCCCGGGCCGCCCCAGGACGCGGGGCGGCCCGACGCCGCCGGGCCGCCCGACGGCGCCCCGCACCCCGGCGAGCCGGGGCACCACGACAGCGCCGGACTGCGGGCGCCGGCCGCGGGGCCGGGCGACCCGCCGGCCGCCGGCGCCCCGCAGAACGGCCGGCTGGCCGTGCTGATCGACGAGGCCGGCTTCTCGCACGCCGGCCTGGCCCGCCGGGTCGACCAGCTCGGCCTGGAACACGGCCTGGACCTGCGCTACGACAAGACCTCCGTGACCCGCTGGCTCCGTGGCCAGCAGCCCCGCGGCGCCACCCCGGCCCTGATCGCGGAGGTCTTCACCCGCCGGCTCGGCCGCCGGCTCACCGCCCAGGACCTCGGCCTGGACGCCTGCGCGCCGGTCTACGCCGGGCTGGAGTTCGCCGAGACGCCGCAGGAGGCGGTGGAGATCGTCGCCAGCATGTGGCGCAAGGACAGCGGCCCGCAGTCCGAGCTGCGCCGGATCGCCTTCACCCCGGCCGGCCTGGTCGTCCCGAGCCGGGACTGGCTGATCGGCCGGACGGACGAGCGGGTGGCCAGGGACGGCTCGGTGCCGGGCCTGCTCGACCCCTCGCCCGGTCCGGGCGGTGCCGCGGCGGGCCCGCCCGGTCAAGGAGGTCCGGCCGGCCCCGCGGCCCCGGTCCGACCCGGTGAGCGGGGGCCCGAGCGGGCACCCGAGCGGCGACCGGGCGTGGCACCCGGCCAGCCCGCCCTCGGCCGGGTCCCGTTGCAGAACCGGCGCCCGCCCGTCGCGGTCGAGCCGCCGTCGGGCGACCCGTCGGGCGAACCGCGCCCGGCCCTGCGGGTCGGGCGCGGGGACATCGCCGCCGTCCGCGCGGTCGGCGACCTCTTCCGCGCCCTGGACCAGGCCTACGGCGGCGGCCACGCCCGGCAGGCCCTGGTGCGGTACCTGGAGAGCGAGGCCGAGCCGATGCTGCGCGGCCGGTACGGCGAGCAGATCGGCCGGGCGCTGTTCGGCGCCGTCGCCGACCTCACCCGGCTGGCCGGCTGGACGTCCTTCGACATCGCCGCCCACGGCCTGGCACAGCGCTACTTCGTCCAGGCGCTGCGGCTCTCCCAGGCGGCCGGCGACCGCGCGCTCGGCGGCTACGTGCTGGTCACCATGAGCCAGCAGGCGGTGCACCTCGGCCACGGCCGGGAGGCGGTCCAGCTGGCCCGGGTCGCCCAGCAGGGCGTCGGCACCTCGGTGCCCCCCGCCGTTCAGTCGCTGCTGCACGCCGCCGAGGCGCGCGGCCACGGGCTGCTCGGCGACGTCCGGGCCTGCACCACGGCGCTGGTCCGCTCGGAGCGCTCGCTGGCCGCCGCCCGCCCGGGCGACGACCTGCCCCCGTGGGCCCGGTTCTTCGACGAGGCCCAGTTGGCCGACGAGTTCGCGCACTGCTACCGCGACCTCCAGCAGTGGCGGCCGGCCGCCCAGCACGCCGAGAAGTCGCTGCGCCTGCGCTCGCCCGCGTACGCCCGGAGCCGCATCTTCTGCCGGCTGGTGCTGGCCACCGCCCGGCTCGGCATGGGCGACCTGGACGAGGCCTGCACGATGGCGACCGACGCGCTGCGGGCAGCCGGGGAGATGCGCTCCGCCCGCACGCTGGAGTACGTCCGCGAGTTCCACCGCCGGCTCACGCCGTACCGCGGCAGCCCGGTGGCCCGGGCCTTCGAGGAGGCCGCCCGCCAGGCCGGGGTGGTCTGA